A stretch of Shewanella dokdonensis DNA encodes these proteins:
- a CDS encoding DEAD/DEAH box helicase produces MSQHHVLQLRDYQQQAVDATIHYFRHAQGSAVIVLPTGAGKSIVIAELARIARGRVLILTHVKELVAQNADKAALLTDDISIYSAGLKQKLSSGKTVVAGIQSAARNPQAFDKPFSLVIIDECHRVSDEAQSQYQQLLQQLRQRNPQLHLLGLTATPYRLGSGWIYKRHYHGSAGNIDTALFDDCIFELPLRLLVKQGYLTPPRLLDGLSAQYDFSQLHPDTNGNYRETEVDSILHHCGRATSAIVKQLIQLAVNRRGVIIFAATVRHAHEIISLLPQADAALITAETAAAERDELIRRFKQQQLKFLVNVSVLTTGFDAPHVDLLAIMRPTASVALFQQMVGRGLRLSEGKQDCLIIDYAANGFDLFSPQIALPRPAPDTEPVQVICPECGFANIFWGKTNEDGEILEHFGRRCQGLIAAKPHPQQCQYRFRARLCPDCGAANDIAAKQCCECHSQLVDPDKRLREVLAQKHHYLFRVQQMQLLNRETQLVVEYSDIDGNHFSEQFRLATAAQRKALFARFIYPHDRRPGMPLPPMANAAAVIALADRFRPPSLLLLQKTGKHWALVEKYFDYQGRYQTEPHNG; encoded by the coding sequence ATGTCACAGCACCATGTCCTGCAACTACGGGACTATCAGCAACAAGCCGTCGACGCCACCATCCACTATTTTCGCCATGCTCAAGGGAGCGCCGTTATCGTGCTGCCTACCGGCGCTGGCAAAAGTATTGTGATCGCCGAACTCGCACGTATCGCTCGTGGTCGGGTACTGATCCTAACCCATGTGAAAGAACTGGTAGCCCAAAATGCCGACAAAGCCGCATTACTGACCGATGATATCAGTATCTATTCTGCCGGGCTGAAACAAAAATTGAGTTCTGGTAAAACCGTGGTCGCGGGGATCCAGTCGGCGGCCCGGAACCCACAAGCATTTGATAAACCGTTTTCCTTGGTGATCATTGATGAATGTCACCGTGTCAGCGACGAGGCGCAGAGTCAGTATCAGCAATTGCTGCAACAGTTACGCCAACGTAATCCCCAACTGCATCTGCTAGGGTTGACGGCCACCCCTTATCGGTTGGGTAGCGGCTGGATCTACAAACGCCATTACCACGGTAGTGCGGGGAATATCGACACTGCGTTGTTTGATGACTGCATTTTTGAGCTACCGCTGAGGTTGCTGGTGAAGCAAGGCTATTTGACACCGCCCCGGTTGCTGGATGGTTTATCGGCGCAATATGACTTCAGTCAGCTACACCCTGATACCAATGGCAATTATCGTGAAACTGAGGTTGATTCCATACTGCACCATTGTGGCCGCGCCACATCGGCCATAGTTAAGCAACTGATTCAACTGGCAGTTAACCGTCGTGGCGTCATCATTTTTGCCGCCACAGTGCGGCACGCGCATGAAATAATATCGCTGTTACCTCAGGCTGATGCGGCATTGATTACCGCCGAGACCGCCGCGGCGGAACGAGACGAGCTTATTCGTCGATTCAAGCAACAACAGCTGAAATTTCTGGTAAATGTGTCTGTATTAACTACCGGCTTTGATGCACCACACGTGGATCTGCTAGCCATTATGCGGCCAACGGCTTCCGTGGCTTTGTTTCAACAAATGGTTGGCCGTGGTTTGCGTTTGAGTGAAGGCAAGCAAGATTGTCTTATTATCGACTATGCCGCCAACGGTTTTGACCTTTTCAGTCCCCAAATAGCCCTCCCGCGACCAGCGCCTGATACCGAGCCAGTACAAGTGATCTGTCCAGAATGTGGTTTTGCCAATATTTTCTGGGGAAAAACTAACGAAGATGGCGAAATCCTAGAGCATTTCGGCAGACGTTGTCAGGGGCTGATTGCCGCCAAGCCACATCCGCAACAGTGTCAATATCGGTTTCGGGCACGGCTTTGTCCAGATTGTGGTGCCGCAAATGACATTGCCGCCAAGCAATGCTGTGAATGTCATTCACAGCTGGTCGATCCCGACAAACGTTTGCGGGAAGTTCTGGCACAAAAACATCATTATCTGTTTCGGGTGCAGCAGATGCAGTTGCTTAACCGGGAAACGCAACTTGTTGTGGAATACTCTGATATCGATGGTAACCATTTTTCAGAGCAATTCCGTTTAGCCACCGCGGCACAGCGAAAAGCCTTATTTGCCCGCTTTATTTATCCTCACGATCGTCGCCCGGGAATGCCCCTTCCGCCCATGGCAAATGCAGCGGCAGTGATTGCCTTGGCAGACAGATTCCGGCCACCGTCACTGCTATTGCTGCAAAAAACCGGGAAACACTGGGCATTAGTGGAGAAATACTTTGATTATCAAGGACGTTATCAAACTGAACCGCATAATGGTTAA
- the ybgF gene encoding tol-pal system protein YbgF, with amino-acid sequence MVKKNLPILATLMKVKRRTVAQFWFTKEKAHEDQANCSSNAVASLCAATAATPAPVQDLGTGVVGSDSDRIARLERIIKARQQAEIDMQQRLDALQQEVLDLRGSTEQQNYQINQMLQRQRQLYDEIGKLSSQQTSSPAVNNTAPQAAVSGSSSLSETDSYQHAVDLVLKERQYDAAIPAFKEFISQYPNSGFADNANYWLGQLLYNKGDYVQAKTAFENVVNNFKASGKRPDSLVKLGLIAEKSNDKAAAKSRYQQVVKEYANSAAASIAKQQLAAIKP; translated from the coding sequence ATGGTGAAGAAAAACCTGCCGATCTTAGCCACACTGATGAAGGTGAAGCGAAGAACCGTCGCGCAGTTTTGGTTTACTAAGGAAAAAGCACATGAAGATCAGGCTAATTGCAGCAGCAACGCTGTTGCTTCCCTATGTGCCGCCACTGCAGCAACGCCTGCGCCGGTACAGGATTTGGGAACTGGCGTTGTTGGCAGCGACAGCGACCGCATTGCGCGGCTGGAACGTATCATCAAGGCAAGACAGCAGGCCGAGATAGATATGCAGCAGCGGTTAGATGCGCTGCAGCAGGAAGTTCTGGATCTGCGTGGCTCTACTGAGCAACAGAATTATCAGATTAATCAGATGCTACAACGTCAACGTCAGTTGTATGACGAAATCGGCAAGCTCAGCAGTCAACAAACGAGTTCTCCAGCGGTAAATAATACTGCGCCACAAGCAGCGGTAAGTGGCAGTTCCTCTTTATCTGAGACGGACAGTTACCAGCATGCCGTGGATCTGGTGCTGAAAGAACGGCAATACGATGCCGCTATCCCGGCATTCAAGGAATTTATCAGCCAGTATCCCAATTCCGGTTTTGCAGATAACGCAAACTACTGGCTTGGGCAACTCCTTTATAATAAAGGAGATTATGTTCAGGCTAAGACAGCCTTTGAAAATGTGGTCAATAATTTCAAAGCCTCGGGTAAACGGCCTGACAGTCTGGTCAAATTGGGGCTGATCGCCGAGAAATCCAATGACAAAGCCGCTGCCAAATCCCGCTATCAACAAGTGGTCAAAGAGTACGCAAACAGCGCTGCCGCAAGCATTGCCAAGCAGCAGTTGGCGGCAATTAAACCATGA
- the pal gene encoding peptidoglycan-associated lipoprotein Pal, translating to MELQKLLKAMAISLPLLALGACSSTSDSETAAGTGTTSSGSGQYGANGGVEMGGASQVLSPEEQQRLKFQELRKDSVLYFDFDRSEIRADYADLLQAHADYLVNHPNVKVLIEGHTDERGTPEYNIALGERRAKAVAKYLQGLGVLPSQMSIVSYGEEKPADLSHTDEGEAKNRRAVLVY from the coding sequence ATGGAACTCCAAAAGTTGCTTAAAGCTATGGCCATTTCTCTGCCGCTATTGGCATTGGGCGCTTGTAGCTCTACTTCTGATTCTGAAACTGCTGCTGGAACAGGGACAACTTCTTCAGGCAGTGGCCAATATGGTGCTAATGGTGGCGTCGAAATGGGCGGGGCTTCTCAGGTGCTGAGCCCTGAAGAGCAGCAACGCCTAAAATTCCAAGAGTTGCGTAAAGATAGCGTTCTCTACTTTGATTTTGACCGCAGCGAAATCCGCGCAGATTACGCGGATCTACTGCAAGCTCACGCGGATTATCTGGTTAACCATCCGAATGTCAAAGTGCTGATTGAAGGACACACTGATGAACGTGGTACCCCAGAATACAACATTGCCTTGGGTGAACGCCGTGCTAAAGCCGTGGCGAAATATCTGCAAGGTTTAGGAGTACTGCCAAGTCAGATGAGCATTGTCAGTTATGGTGAAGAAAAACCTGCCGATCTTAGCCACACTGATGAAGGTGAAGCGAAGAACCGTCGCGCAGTTTTGGTTTACTAA
- the tolR gene encoding protein TolR, whose product MNQGYQRKRRRPVAEINVVPYIDVMLVLLIIFMVTAPIVSQGVKVDLPQGQAEPLPADSKPPVVASIDAEGDYFLDVGGAPSNEPLDLDDVATRVAAIIQLEPDRPVVVKGDRAIPYEKVIQLMITLQNAGVPSVGLMTDSPDEEKK is encoded by the coding sequence ATGAATCAGGGATATCAGCGTAAACGCCGGCGCCCGGTAGCTGAAATCAACGTGGTTCCCTACATCGACGTGATGTTGGTGTTGCTAATCATTTTCATGGTGACCGCGCCAATTGTGTCACAAGGGGTGAAAGTAGATTTGCCGCAAGGCCAGGCAGAGCCTTTGCCCGCTGATAGCAAACCACCGGTGGTGGCGTCTATCGATGCCGAGGGCGATTATTTCCTCGATGTTGGCGGTGCCCCGAGTAACGAGCCATTGGATTTGGATGATGTTGCTACACGGGTTGCGGCTATTATTCAGCTTGAACCAGACCGTCCGGTGGTCGTCAAAGGCGATAGAGCCATTCCGTATGAAAAAGTGATCCAATTGATGATAACCCTACAAAATGCTGGGGTTCCGTCAGTGGGGCTGATGACAGATTCACCGGACGAGGAGAAGAAGTAA
- the tolQ gene encoding protein TolQ has translation MNADISIVGLFLQASVLVKLVMLTLLSLSIVSWAVILQRRKVLGDAKRNAEQFEEKFWSGVDLNRFYHDLAARQDSNTGLEIMFVSGFKEYARLSKISSRAPEAVMDGSYRAMRIALSKELDELETHLPLLATIGSTSPYIGLFGTVWGIMNAFIALGAVQNATLAMVAPGIAEALIATAMGLFAAIPAVIAYNRFSTKVEKLESHYANFMEEFSNILHRQAYTEKEPA, from the coding sequence GTGAATGCTGATATTTCAATTGTAGGGTTATTTCTTCAGGCCAGCGTGTTGGTAAAGCTGGTGATGTTAACCCTGCTGTCGCTTTCGATAGTGTCATGGGCAGTGATCCTGCAAAGACGCAAAGTGCTAGGTGATGCCAAACGTAACGCCGAGCAATTTGAAGAAAAGTTTTGGTCAGGTGTCGATCTAAACCGTTTTTACCATGATCTGGCCGCTAGGCAGGACAGTAATACCGGGCTGGAGATCATGTTTGTCTCCGGCTTCAAAGAATACGCTCGTCTCAGTAAAATCAGTAGCCGTGCACCAGAAGCGGTGATGGATGGCAGTTATCGGGCGATGCGCATTGCTTTGTCAAAAGAGCTGGATGAACTGGAAACCCACTTGCCTTTATTGGCAACCATTGGTTCTACCAGTCCCTATATCGGTTTGTTTGGTACTGTGTGGGGGATCATGAATGCTTTTATCGCTTTGGGTGCGGTGCAAAATGCCACCTTGGCAATGGTTGCGCCCGGTATTGCCGAAGCGCTGATTGCCACCGCCATGGGGTTGTTTGCCGCTATTCCGGCGGTCATTGCTTACAACCGTTTTTCCACCAAAGTTGAAAAGCTGGAATCTCATTACGCCAACTTTATGGAAGAGTTTTCTAACATTCTTCATCGTCAGGCTTACACCGAGAAGGAACCCGCATGA
- the ybgC gene encoding tol-pal system-associated acyl-CoA thioesterase has translation MFRWPITVYYEDTDAGGVVYHSNYLKFFERARSEWLRAMGVCQGTLLKQDLAFLVRRAELDFCHAARFEQQLWVESRITELKRASLIFDQQLVDESGVCYCRASIKIAAVSLSRMKPQAIPEPILQEFKQGEC, from the coding sequence ATGTTTCGCTGGCCAATTACAGTTTATTACGAAGATACCGATGCGGGTGGGGTGGTTTATCACTCTAACTACTTGAAGTTTTTTGAACGGGCTCGCAGCGAATGGCTCAGGGCAATGGGTGTATGCCAAGGTACGTTGCTAAAACAAGATCTGGCGTTTTTGGTGCGCCGGGCAGAGTTAGATTTTTGTCATGCTGCCAGATTTGAGCAGCAGTTGTGGGTGGAAAGCCGTATTACGGAATTAAAACGGGCATCGTTGATCTTTGATCAGCAACTTGTTGATGAAAGTGGTGTCTGTTATTGCCGGGCCTCCATTAAAATAGCGGCGGTATCCTTGAGTCGGATGAAACCGCAGGCTATTCCTGAACCGATTTTGCAGGAGTTTAAACAAGGTGAATGCTGA
- a CDS encoding prolyl oligopeptidase family serine peptidase, translated as MAIRKKIVKPMTVSVVLGLLLSACQSPATDKINSVTGKVATPATSYPAVRADTLVETLHGVPVADPYRHLEQNTPETEAWVAAERQYGKQFLDAIPNKQAVVGRITELWNYEKISAPFIRGNFTFFYRNDGLQAQSVLYVKNHQGQQRVLLDPNQFSTNGTAALSGVSVSNDGNTLAYGVSQAGSDWQQWHFMDVKTGHELTDKLQWIKFSAAVWDHDNQGVFYARYDAPEGGNAMADVNFNQKVYFHKLGTPQADDVLIYQRPQNKDWGFGIEVSDDGNYLLLSVSQGTDSRNRFFYKPLNVASEMIELLPDLEAEYSFIGNDKTVFYFKTDLDAPNGKVIAIDTRHPQKANWQTIIPESTDPIKNVAIINDHLVVSSLHDVLGNMAIYSMSGDKRQDVTMPGQGTVVGPFAKAKDDYFYYSYNSYIQPETIYKFDFKTGESSLYDQPKVAFDPHNYISEQVFYQSKDGTRVPMLISYKKGLSKNGNNPTLLYAYGGFAISMTPRFSAANIAWMDLGGIYAVPNLRGGAEYGESWHQAGMFDKKQNVFDDYFAAAEYLISQGYTNKTKLGAYGRSNGGLLMGAAVTQRPDLFAAVLPAVGVLDMLRFQKFTIGWAWTSEYGSADNAEQFPALLAYSPYHNVKAQAYPATMVMTADHDDRVVPAHSFKFAAMLQAKQQGSAPIIMRIEHNAGHGAGKPTAMKIDEAADIFDFLWQAFGLTLPAKID; from the coding sequence ATGGCGATTCGTAAAAAAATAGTAAAACCTATGACAGTATCCGTCGTATTAGGGCTGTTATTAAGTGCTTGTCAGAGCCCGGCGACAGATAAAATAAATTCAGTCACCGGCAAAGTCGCAACCCCGGCAACATCATATCCTGCGGTGAGAGCTGATACCCTGGTGGAAACGCTGCATGGTGTGCCAGTGGCTGATCCCTATCGCCACTTGGAGCAAAACACTCCGGAAACTGAAGCTTGGGTAGCGGCAGAGCGCCAGTATGGTAAGCAATTTCTGGACGCTATTCCCAATAAGCAGGCCGTGGTTGGGCGCATTACTGAACTGTGGAACTATGAAAAAATTTCAGCGCCATTTATCCGTGGAAACTTCACCTTCTTTTACCGTAATGATGGACTACAGGCCCAGTCTGTTTTGTATGTGAAAAATCATCAAGGACAGCAACGGGTACTGCTTGATCCTAACCAGTTTTCGACTAATGGCACCGCTGCTTTATCGGGTGTTTCTGTTAGCAACGACGGTAACACCTTGGCTTATGGTGTGTCTCAGGCTGGTTCAGACTGGCAACAGTGGCACTTTATGGACGTAAAAACGGGCCATGAACTCACCGACAAGTTGCAATGGATTAAATTTTCTGCCGCCGTATGGGATCACGATAATCAAGGGGTGTTTTACGCGCGTTATGACGCACCGGAAGGTGGTAACGCGATGGCTGATGTCAATTTCAATCAGAAAGTTTACTTCCATAAGCTGGGAACACCACAGGCCGATGATGTCCTGATCTACCAGCGTCCACAAAATAAAGATTGGGGATTTGGCATCGAAGTTTCTGATGATGGTAACTACTTGTTGCTGAGTGTATCTCAAGGCACCGACAGCCGTAATCGCTTCTTCTATAAACCGTTGAATGTCGCCAGTGAGATGATTGAGTTATTGCCAGATCTGGAAGCGGAATATAGTTTTATTGGCAATGATAAGACGGTTTTTTATTTTAAAACCGATTTAGATGCACCTAACGGTAAGGTTATTGCCATTGACACCCGTCACCCTCAAAAAGCTAACTGGCAGACGATTATTCCGGAATCAACTGATCCGATTAAAAATGTGGCGATTATTAATGATCACTTGGTGGTAAGTAGTCTGCACGATGTTCTCGGTAACATGGCAATCTATTCCATGAGTGGTGATAAACGCCAGGATGTTACCATGCCGGGGCAAGGAACGGTTGTCGGGCCATTTGCTAAGGCCAAGGATGATTATTTCTATTATTCCTACAACAGCTACATTCAACCGGAAACCATCTATAAATTTGATTTTAAAACGGGTGAATCCAGTTTATACGACCAACCCAAAGTCGCGTTTGATCCACATAACTACATCTCAGAACAGGTGTTTTATCAAAGTAAGGATGGTACTCGGGTGCCTATGTTGATCTCCTATAAAAAAGGACTCAGCAAAAATGGCAACAATCCGACCTTACTGTATGCCTACGGTGGTTTTGCCATCTCTATGACACCACGTTTCAGTGCTGCCAATATTGCCTGGATGGATCTCGGCGGTATCTATGCCGTGCCCAATTTACGTGGCGGTGCCGAATATGGCGAGAGCTGGCATCAGGCGGGTATGTTCGATAAGAAACAGAACGTCTTTGACGACTATTTTGCGGCGGCCGAATACCTTATCAGCCAAGGTTATACCAATAAGACTAAACTGGGCGCCTATGGCCGCAGTAATGGTGGTTTATTGATGGGTGCTGCGGTGACACAACGGCCAGATCTATTTGCGGCGGTGTTACCCGCAGTGGGTGTGCTGGATATGCTGCGTTTTCAAAAATTTACTATCGGTTGGGCATGGACTAGCGAATATGGCAGTGCCGATAATGCCGAGCAGTTCCCGGCGTTGCTGGCCTATTCGCCTTACCACAATGTCAAAGCTCAGGCGTATCCGGCGACCATGGTAATGACCGCAGATCATGATGATCGCGTTGTCCCGGCACATAGTTTTAAATTTGCTGCCATGTTACAGGCCAAACAGCAGGGGAGCGCGCCAATCATCATGCGCATTGAGCATAACGCCGGGCATGGTGCTGGCAAACCTACCGCAATGAAGATTGATGAAGCGGCTGACATCTTTGACTTTTTATGGCAAGCATTTGGCTTGACATTACCCGCCAAAATCGACTGA
- a CDS encoding OmpA family protein gives MWRRLLLLSWLAVLPLNASAELRHYVASLDQSQWRLLQNSPVACTLEHDIPSYGRAVFTSRAGKDINLQFTLDMWQKPDSVTNAKLLSKAPMWRPGVMSRTIMELHYQKYFNGEVPKKAAWTMLNELERGMEPTFYYTDWNDRDSTVAVGLSAVNFRGEYADFKQCLAKLLPYSFDDIAFTVLTYETGGTELTRSSKAQLARVEQYLTYDPDVELVLIDGYTDSYGGRSINQKVSEKRADSLRELFVAKGIAADRIHAVGHGERRHVALNSSASERERNRRVVIRMSKPEE, from the coding sequence ATGTGGCGTAGATTGCTTTTACTCTCATGGCTGGCAGTGTTGCCACTCAATGCTTCCGCAGAACTGCGGCATTACGTGGCATCATTGGACCAATCTCAATGGCGGTTGTTACAGAATTCTCCGGTAGCATGTACTCTGGAGCACGATATTCCGTCATACGGTAGGGCAGTGTTTACCAGCCGAGCCGGTAAGGATATTAATCTGCAGTTTACCCTGGATATGTGGCAAAAGCCGGATTCGGTGACTAATGCCAAGTTGCTGAGTAAAGCGCCAATGTGGCGCCCTGGCGTCATGTCCAGAACGATCATGGAACTGCATTACCAGAAATATTTTAATGGTGAGGTCCCCAAAAAAGCGGCGTGGACCATGCTCAATGAGCTGGAACGCGGCATGGAACCTACCTTTTACTATACCGACTGGAATGATAGAGATAGCACAGTAGCGGTGGGTCTCTCAGCGGTCAATTTCCGTGGTGAATATGCGGATTTCAAGCAGTGCCTTGCCAAGTTACTGCCTTATAGTTTTGATGACATTGCCTTCACTGTACTGACTTATGAAACTGGTGGCACTGAGCTGACACGCAGCTCCAAGGCACAGTTGGCCCGAGTAGAGCAGTATCTGACTTATGATCCTGATGTAGAACTGGTATTAATCGATGGCTATACCGATAGTTACGGTGGTCGGAGTATTAACCAGAAAGTGTCTGAGAAGCGTGCCGATAGTTTAAGAGAGCTATTTGTCGCCAAAGGTATTGCGGCCGACAGGATCCATGCCGTTGGCCACGGTGAGCGCCGACATGTGGCACTTAACTCGTCGGCCAGTGAGCGCGAGCGCAATCGTCGGGTGGTAATCCGCATGAGTAAACCCGAAGAATAG
- the rnt gene encoding ribonuclease T — MNQPALSNQLKYRFRGYYPVVVDVETAGFNCTTDALLEIAATLLKMDEDGQLVIDKTLHFHIEPFAGANLEPEALAFNGIDPYNPLRGAVAEDDAFKEIFKAIRKGLKESGCHRAILVGHNAAFDHGFVSKAIERTGIKRSPFHPFATFDTATLAGLALGHTVLAKACALAGIAFDNKEAHSAMYDTERTAELFCYIVNRWKMLGGWPVTADGDTDSDDGDEHAA, encoded by the coding sequence ATGAACCAACCCGCCCTGAGCAATCAGCTCAAATACCGCTTCCGCGGCTACTACCCTGTGGTAGTCGATGTAGAAACGGCGGGCTTTAACTGTACCACAGATGCTTTGCTGGAAATTGCCGCCACGTTATTAAAAATGGATGAAGACGGGCAATTGGTGATTGATAAAACCCTGCATTTTCATATAGAACCTTTTGCAGGAGCCAATCTTGAACCCGAAGCACTGGCATTTAACGGTATTGATCCGTACAACCCGCTACGGGGTGCCGTTGCAGAAGACGACGCTTTTAAAGAGATCTTTAAAGCCATCCGTAAAGGACTCAAAGAAAGTGGCTGTCACCGAGCAATCCTAGTGGGGCACAACGCAGCATTTGACCACGGTTTTGTCAGTAAAGCGATTGAACGCACCGGCATCAAACGGTCGCCGTTCCACCCCTTTGCCACTTTTGACACCGCCACATTGGCAGGTCTGGCACTGGGGCATACAGTGCTAGCTAAAGCTTGTGCATTAGCCGGAATTGCATTTGATAACAAAGAAGCACATTCAGCAATGTACGACACAGAGCGCACCGCCGAACTCTTCTGTTATATCGTCAATCGCTGGAAAATGTTAGGTGGCTGGCCGGTCACTGCCGATGGCGATACTGACAGTGATGATGGGGATGAACACGCGGCTTAA
- a CDS encoding DUF4826 family protein: MSEQSGTTDAATQDAMRTQWVREQFQKANRFLAEKGIVPAKVFAEECRYLAPLVALWKLESSMPSKKSYWVIGGDLPADFVDASAAKNAREAMRHFSLTWQMKAESLLQSRSLDATQEKFARLLISRAESLYQLHNDDKFWQQS; this comes from the coding sequence ATGAGTGAGCAGTCCGGCACAACTGATGCCGCAACTCAGGACGCGATGCGTACCCAATGGGTGCGCGAGCAGTTTCAGAAGGCAAATCGTTTTTTAGCCGAAAAGGGGATAGTTCCTGCCAAGGTATTTGCAGAAGAATGTCGTTATTTGGCGCCTTTGGTCGCCTTGTGGAAGCTAGAATCCAGTATGCCGAGCAAAAAAAGCTACTGGGTGATTGGCGGCGATCTTCCTGCGGACTTTGTGGATGCTAGTGCGGCTAAAAATGCGAGAGAGGCGATGCGGCATTTTTCGCTGACTTGGCAGATGAAAGCTGAGAGCCTTTTGCAGAGCCGCTCGTTAGATGCTACTCAGGAAAAATTTGCCCGATTGCTGATATCCAGAGCCGAAAGTCTGTATCAATTACATAACGATGATAAGTTCTGGCAGCAGAGTTGA
- a CDS encoding Leu/Phe/Val dehydrogenase — protein MAVFNHPAYDEHEQVVFCRDEASGLKAIIAVHNTRLGAAFGGCRMWNYASDDEALTDVLRLARGMTYKNALAGLAMGGGKAVIIADPTQVADRAALFRAFGRFVNQLGGSYYSAEDVGTSPADLKIASETTPFVAGLEGKSGDPSPFTALGTYLGIKAAVKHKLGRDSLKGLKIAVQGIGHVGYHLCRHLYADGAELVISDIHPQALAQVAKEFNAITVAPQEIYSQDVDVFAPCALGATLNDTTLPLLQASIIAGCANNQLAEPRHGEQLQQLGILYAPDYVINAGGIINVSFEAAYDVNKATAKVEQIYQTLMTIFREAEAQNRPTAEIADEMARKIINAQ, from the coding sequence GTGGCCGTATTCAATCATCCCGCTTATGACGAACATGAACAGGTAGTTTTTTGTCGCGATGAAGCGAGTGGTCTAAAAGCCATTATTGCCGTTCACAATACCCGCCTTGGTGCCGCATTTGGTGGCTGCCGAATGTGGAATTACGCTTCTGATGATGAGGCATTGACGGATGTACTACGGCTGGCAAGGGGAATGACCTATAAGAATGCCCTTGCCGGGCTAGCCATGGGCGGCGGCAAAGCGGTGATCATCGCCGACCCGACACAAGTAGCAGATCGTGCTGCCCTCTTCCGTGCATTTGGCCGATTTGTCAATCAACTGGGCGGCAGTTATTACTCTGCGGAGGATGTTGGCACATCCCCTGCGGATCTCAAAATTGCCAGTGAAACAACGCCATTTGTCGCCGGATTGGAAGGCAAAAGCGGCGATCCATCGCCATTTACTGCGTTAGGCACTTATCTGGGTATCAAGGCCGCAGTTAAACACAAGCTGGGACGCGACTCGCTCAAGGGGCTAAAAATCGCAGTACAAGGGATAGGACATGTTGGCTATCATTTGTGCCGCCATTTATATGCCGATGGTGCCGAATTAGTTATCAGCGATATTCATCCACAAGCGTTGGCACAGGTTGCCAAAGAGTTTAATGCGATCACGGTAGCGCCGCAGGAGATCTACAGCCAGGATGTTGACGTGTTTGCCCCGTGTGCCTTAGGTGCCACACTCAACGACACCACATTGCCGTTATTGCAAGCCTCCATTATTGCTGGCTGTGCCAATAATCAGTTAGCCGAGCCCCGGCATGGTGAGCAACTGCAACAACTGGGCATACTGTACGCGCCAGACTATGTGATCAATGCCGGCGGCATTATTAACGTATCATTTGAAGCGGCTTATGATGTTAACAAGGCGACCGCCAAGGTTGAGCAGATCTATCAGACGCTGATGACTATTTTTCGCGAGGCAGAGGCACAGAATCGCCCAACGGCAGAAATTGCTGACGAAATGGCGCGAAAAATAATTAACGCCCAATAA
- a CDS encoding MarR family winged helix-turn-helix transcriptional regulator translates to MNRNESLAYLVSHLNLDLQNELDSRLKHYQLDIKLWPVLFALWQEEGISQTELSRRCDVANYTMTRLLDQLQSLELIVRHQEEDNRRTFLIYLTDQAKAMEQDLIREAERVNEGFLGKLDEQEREVLMALLNKINHRE, encoded by the coding sequence TTGAACCGCAATGAAAGCTTGGCTTATCTGGTATCTCACCTGAATCTGGATTTGCAGAACGAACTGGATAGCCGCCTGAAACATTACCAGCTTGATATAAAGCTCTGGCCGGTGTTGTTTGCACTATGGCAAGAGGAAGGTATTAGCCAGACAGAATTGTCGCGCCGCTGTGATGTTGCCAATTACACTATGACCCGTCTGCTCGATCAGTTGCAGAGTTTAGAACTGATCGTACGGCATCAGGAAGAAGACAATCGCCGAACTTTTCTGATCTATTTGACCGATCAGGCCAAAGCGATGGAACAGGACTTAATCCGCGAAGCGGAACGAGTAAATGAGGGGTTCTTAGGCAAGCTTGATGAACAAGAGCGTGAAGTCTTGATGGCCTTACTCAATAAAATCAATCACCGGGAATGA